Proteins from a genomic interval of Nostoc sp. TCL240-02:
- a CDS encoding ATP-binding protein, which yields MNNIPKYTAEFEQFINTKNYNFVGREFVFSAIKNFINQYDRGYFTIIGDPGIGKSAIIAHYVSQNSGVVYYNVEIAGKNHVEEFFTNIGTQLIEIAKNKGSANITANFSDFTTEGSGFLSLLLQQISDRLHPDQRLIITIDGCDRIDINNQPRGSNIFYLPRYLPEKVYFILTRRPFLTDKSGLLIETPAQCLDLSNYQEKNRADIQEYIKNYLNKSSHSVDASAASHRVRRFSEDKNTKDVSLNLIEKGFDDDETNFLYVREILAAINEDIYPENLQIYYQNHLDKINLVTSKQQAIGLQVLNILVQEQSTSIETLAQRLDTDEYEIKVILDKWREFLHLKSIATEIYYSLYHASFCDWLSQKIESKF from the coding sequence ATGAATAATATCCCTAAATATACTGCCGAATTTGAGCAATTTATCAACACCAAAAATTATAATTTTGTCGGTCGTGAATTTGTCTTTTCTGCTATTAAAAATTTTATCAATCAATATGACCGTGGCTACTTTACTATTATCGGCGATCCTGGTATTGGTAAAAGTGCCATTATTGCCCATTATGTTAGCCAAAATTCTGGCGTTGTCTATTACAATGTGGAAATTGCAGGTAAAAATCACGTTGAGGAATTTTTTACAAACATTGGCACTCAATTAATAGAAATTGCCAAAAATAAAGGTAGCGCAAATATTACAGCTAACTTTTCTGATTTTACCACAGAAGGCAGTGGATTTTTATCATTATTACTACAACAAATCAGCGATAGATTGCATCCCGATCAACGGTTAATTATTACAATTGATGGCTGTGATAGGATTGATATCAACAATCAACCACGTGGTTCCAATATATTCTATTTACCACGTTATCTACCAGAAAAAGTTTATTTTATCCTTACTCGTCGTCCGTTTCTGACAGATAAATCAGGCTTATTAATCGAAACTCCAGCCCAATGTTTAGATTTATCAAATTACCAAGAAAAAAATCGCGCTGATATCCAAGAATATATTAAAAATTATTTAAATAAATCATCTCATTCTGTAGACGCTTCTGCGGCTTCCCACAGGGTGCGTAGATTTAGCGAAGATAAGAATACAAAAGATGTTTCGCTAAACTTGATAGAGAAAGGTTTTGATGATGACGAGACTAACTTTTTGTATGTTAGGGAAATCTTAGCAGCTATTAATGAGGATATTTATCCCGAAAACTTACAAATTTATTACCAAAATCATTTAGACAAGATAAACTTAGTAACCAGTAAACAGCAAGCAATAGGTTTACAGGTGTTAAATATCTTAGTTCAAGAGCAATCAACTTCAATAGAAACGCTCGCACAAAGATTAGATACAGATGAATATGAAATCAAGGTAATTTTAGACAAGTGGCGAGAATTTTTACATTTAAAATCAATAGCAACAGAAATCTATTATAGTCTCTATCATGCTAGTTTTTGCGATTGGTTGAGCCAAAAAATTGAATCTAAATTTTGA
- a CDS encoding WD40 repeat domain-containing protein translates to MGKIATKLASKSAEFQNLFLGQFPEQQLKVGNSKKYYETLTDFDFISLKIQYPQFGVETLIRDYYLIDDPEILDRLEEDERVDYGQVKTLKLIERTLQLSAHILNQDPNQLVGQLWGRLQSFPEPEIQKILADAVQSKSENPRFYPITATLTTPGGNLLRTLTGHKASVNAVAITSDGQTAVSASDDNTLKVWDLWTGGEIFSLTGHKALVNAVAIALDGQTAVSASDDNTLKLWDLQTGKEIFTLSGHKDSVNAVAITPDGKTAVSVSNSVELWTLKLWDLETGREISTLRGHKNSVNAVVITPDGQTAVSASSDNTLKLWNLQTGRDFSSLSSHLKLLKLWDLETQREIFTLKGHKNSVNAVVITPDGKTAVSASSDYTLKLWNLQTGREISTLTGHNDLVNAVAITPDGQKVVSASSDNTLKVWNLRTGREMFTLRGHNNSVNAVAITPDGQTIISVSNNLKLWSLKTGKEISTLRGHNNSINSVAITPDGQTAISASSDNTLKLWTLKLWTLKLWNVETRRETFTLRGHRGLVNAVAITPDGKKAVSVSNNLKLWNLKTGWQISTLTGHKDSINAVAITPDGQKAVSSSADTTLKLWDLETGKAISTLRGHTDSVNAVAITPDGKKAVSSSADTTLKLWDLETGKAISTLRGHTDSVNAVAITPDGKKAVSSSADTTLKLWDLETGKAISTLRGHTDSVNAVAITPDGKKAVSSSADTTLKLWDLETGKAISTLSGHKDSVTAVAITPDGQKAVSSSTDTTLKLWDLETGKVISTFTGESSIYCCTVSPDGLTFLIGEHSGRVHFLHLEGG, encoded by the coding sequence ATGGGGAAAATTGCCACTAAATTAGCTTCAAAATCAGCAGAATTTCAAAATTTGTTTTTGGGTCAATTTCCTGAGCAACAATTAAAGGTAGGCAACTCAAAAAAATATTATGAAACCCTCACGGATTTTGATTTTATTTCTCTAAAAATCCAATATCCTCAATTTGGAGTAGAAACCCTAATTAGGGATTATTATTTGATTGATGATCCAGAGATATTAGATAGGTTAGAGGAAGACGAGAGAGTAGATTATGGGCAAGTCAAAACTCTGAAATTAATCGAACGTACCCTACAGTTATCAGCCCATATTTTAAATCAAGACCCAAATCAATTAGTAGGGCAATTATGGGGTAGATTGCAGAGTTTTCCTGAACCAGAAATTCAGAAAATATTGGCAGATGCAGTCCAAAGTAAAAGTGAAAATCCTCGCTTTTACCCCATCACAGCCACTTTAACTACTCCAGGAGGAAACTTACTACGTACCCTGACTGGTCATAAAGCTTCGGTAAATGCAGTAGCCATAACCTCAGATGGTCAAACAGCTGTTTCTGCCTCCGATGACAACACCCTAAAAGTATGGGATTTGTGGACAGGAGGAGAAATCTTTAGCTTAACTGGTCATAAAGCCTTGGTAAATGCAGTAGCAATCGCACTAGATGGTCAAACAGCCGTTTCTGCTTCCGATGACAACACCCTGAAACTATGGGATTTACAGACGGGAAAGGAAATCTTTACCCTAAGCGGTCATAAAGACTCGGTAAATGCAGTAGCTATTACCCCAGATGGTAAAACAGCCGTTTCTGTTTCTAATAGCGTGGAACTGTGGACTCTAAAACTATGGGATTTGGAGACGGGAAGGGAAATCTCTACCCTCAGAGGTCATAAAAACTCGGTAAATGCAGTAGTCATTACTCCAGATGGTCAAACAGCCGTTTCTGCTTCTAGTGACAACACCCTGAAACTATGGAATTTGCAGACTGGTAGAGATTTTTCTTCTTTAAGTAGTCATCTGAAACTGTTGAAACTGTGGGATTTAGAAACGCAAAGGGAAATCTTTACCCTCAAAGGTCATAAAAACTCGGTAAATGCAGTAGTCATTACTCCAGATGGTAAAACAGCCGTTTCTGCTTCTAGTGACTACACCCTGAAACTATGGAATTTGCAGACGGGAAGGGAAATCTCTACCCTGACTGGTCATAACGATTTGGTAAATGCAGTAGCCATTACTCCAGATGGTCAAAAAGTAGTTTCGGCTTCTAGTGACAACACCCTGAAAGTATGGAATTTGCGGACGGGAAGGGAAATGTTTACCCTGAGAGGTCATAACAATTCAGTAAATGCAGTAGCCATTACCCCAGATGGTCAAACAATCATTTCTGTTTCTAATAACCTGAAACTGTGGAGTTTAAAGACGGGAAAGGAAATCTCTACCCTGAGAGGGCATAACAACTCAATAAATTCAGTAGCCATTACCCCAGATGGTCAAACAGCAATTTCTGCTTCTAGTGACAACACCCTGAAACTGTGGACTCTAAAGCTTTGGACTCTGAAACTATGGAATGTGGAGACAAGAAGAGAAACCTTTACTCTGAGAGGTCATAGAGGTTTAGTTAATGCAGTAGCCATCACCCCAGATGGAAAAAAAGCTGTTTCTGTTTCTAATAACCTGAAACTGTGGAATTTGAAGACGGGATGGCAGATCTCTACACTTACAGGTCATAAAGACTCGATAAATGCAGTAGCTATTACTCCAGATGGTCAAAAAGCTGTTTCTAGTTCTGCTGACACCACCTTGAAATTATGGGATTTGGAGACAGGAAAAGCAATCTCTACCCTCAGAGGTCATACTGACTCGGTAAATGCAGTAGCCATAACTCCAGATGGAAAAAAAGCTGTTTCTAGTTCTGCTGACACCACCTTGAAATTATGGGATTTGGAGACAGGAAAAGCAATCTCTACCCTCAGAGGTCATACTGACTCGGTAAATGCAGTAGCCATAACTCCAGATGGAAAAAAAGCCGTTTCTAGTTCTGCTGACACCACCTTGAAATTATGGGATTTGGAGACAGGAAAAGCAATCTCTACCCTCAGAGGTCATACTGACTCGGTAAATGCAGTAGCCATAACTCCAGATGGAAAAAAAGCCGTTTCTAGTTCTGCTGACACCACCTTGAAATTATGGGATTTAGAGACAGGAAAGGCAATCTCTACCCTAAGCGGTCATAAAGACTCGGTAACAGCAGTAGCTATAACTCCAGATGGCCAAAAAGCCGTTTCTAGTTCTACTGACACCACCCTGAAACTGTGGGATTTAGAGACAGGAAAGGTAATCTCTACTTTTACCGGTGAAAGTTCTATATATTGCTGTACAGTTTCTCCAGATGGATTAACATTTCTCATCGGGGAACATTCAGGTCGGGTTCATTTTCTGCATTTGGAAGGGGGTTAA
- a CDS encoding AAA family ATPase: protein MSTEAIAIAAAQASFGRCAINITQYYLLCNICNTTHQQNSKISGIKMIEFAAITSVISKYAPQASQLIIKQAQKNEAIINILHELKLNPTQIYDDIDTVYIYALIRYGVFKHEAILNLFREKEIKGYFWDAYSSNTPFKFVENTKKFLNQSSKLKTQLINAKINFLAEIEEFGEAFIAVAKQTKASKYQPYPDWNLDVYSKEFKALIFEKTRLFCGRDFVFKAIQKFFTTQPKGYFSIVGDAGMGKSAIAAKYVLAYKFPCYFNVFAEGRNKPEKFLASIRQQLIKRYSLQNADNTDLRTLLQKASEKLKGQKLVIVVDALDEVEQEGNGNLLDLPQNLPDGVYLLLTRRLYNQETKRLTLSPDTPVYELDLTQGDYTALSQEDVKEYIQLYLNNDSDLKKWINERHISEDSFTQEIAVKSENNFIYLRYLLPGISEGKYNDLNLKGLPQGLQDYYTTHWNRMGMDKESNEKKVKILYILVERGEPISINMIAEILDEEEYEVKSVLNDWVEYVTPKVNADEQKTYYSIYHRSFLEFLKSQDKLGKGRKLFREVNKSMANYMLKEMA, encoded by the coding sequence TTGTCCACAGAAGCTATTGCTATAGCAGCAGCACAAGCAAGTTTTGGCAGATGCGCGATTAATATTACCCAGTATTACCTACTGTGTAATATTTGTAATACTACTCATCAGCAAAATAGTAAAATTTCGGGAATAAAAATGATAGAATTTGCTGCCATTACTTCAGTAATTAGTAAATATGCCCCTCAAGCTAGTCAACTAATCATTAAACAAGCTCAAAAGAACGAAGCTATTATTAACATTTTGCACGAATTAAAACTCAATCCTACCCAAATTTATGATGATATTGATACTGTTTATATTTACGCTTTGATCCGATATGGTGTTTTTAAGCATGAAGCAATTTTAAACTTGTTTAGAGAAAAAGAAATTAAAGGTTATTTTTGGGATGCTTACAGTTCTAATACTCCCTTTAAGTTCGTAGAAAATACAAAAAAATTTCTTAATCAAAGCAGCAAATTGAAAACGCAGTTAATCAATGCTAAAATAAACTTCCTGGCTGAAATAGAAGAATTTGGTGAAGCTTTTATTGCAGTTGCCAAACAAACAAAAGCCTCAAAATATCAGCCTTATCCAGATTGGAACTTAGATGTTTATTCCAAAGAGTTTAAAGCATTAATCTTTGAAAAGACTCGCTTATTTTGCGGACGTGATTTTGTTTTTAAGGCTATTCAAAAATTTTTTACAACTCAACCCAAAGGTTATTTTAGTATAGTTGGGGATGCAGGGATGGGTAAAAGTGCCATTGCTGCTAAATATGTTCTAGCTTATAAATTCCCTTGTTATTTTAATGTTTTCGCAGAAGGACGCAACAAACCAGAGAAGTTTCTAGCTAGTATTCGTCAACAATTAATTAAGCGTTATTCCCTCCAAAATGCAGATAACACTGATTTAAGGACTTTACTGCAAAAAGCTAGTGAAAAACTAAAGGGACAAAAACTTGTAATTGTTGTTGATGCACTAGATGAAGTAGAACAAGAAGGAAATGGTAATCTTTTAGATTTACCACAAAATCTTCCTGATGGAGTTTATTTATTACTGACTAGAAGACTTTATAATCAAGAGACAAAACGTTTAACTTTGTCTCCAGATACTCCTGTATATGAATTAGATTTAACACAAGGTGATTATACAGCTTTGAGTCAGGAAGATGTTAAAGAGTATATTCAATTATATCTAAATAATGATTCAGACCTGAAGAAGTGGATTAATGAACGCCATATTTCTGAAGATAGTTTCACTCAAGAAATAGCTGTGAAGAGTGAAAATAATTTTATATATTTACGCTATCTCTTACCCGGAATCTCTGAAGGTAAATACAATGATTTAAATTTAAAAGGATTACCGCAAGGGCTTCAAGACTATTATACAACTCATTGGAATCGTATGGGGATGGATAAAGAATCCAATGAAAAAAAGGTAAAAATACTTTATATATTGGTAGAAAGAGGTGAACCAATATCCATAAATATGATTGCGGAGATTCTTGATGAGGAAGAATATGAGGTGAAATCGGTATTAAACGATTGGGTTGAATATGTAACACCGAAAGTAAATGCAGATGAACAAAAAACTTACTATAGTATTTATCATCGAAGTTTTCTGGAATTTCTCAAATCTCAAGACAAACTAGGTAAAGGTAGAAAGCTCTTTAGAGAAGTTAATAAGAGTATGGCTAATTATATGCTGAAGGAGATGGCATGA
- the miaE gene encoding tRNA-(ms[2]io[6]A)-hydroxylase, with product MLIQLQTINVLKQPTSSAWVEQAIANLDIILLDHSHCERKAAGVALNMMFRYPSNTKMVRELTAIAREELEHFELVNQWLERRNIPLAPLPPPPYGAGLKAQVRPKEPERFLDSLLVTGLIEARSHERLGLLAAHCPEPELAKFYRGLMASEARHYGIYWVLAATYFDREIVMQRLDELAIVESELLATLHSEPRIHS from the coding sequence GTGCTTATTCAATTACAGACAATCAACGTCCTAAAACAGCCTACTAGCTCTGCTTGGGTTGAACAAGCGATCGCTAACCTAGACATCATCTTACTCGACCACTCCCACTGTGAACGCAAAGCAGCAGGCGTGGCTTTAAATATGATGTTTCGCTACCCTTCCAATACTAAAATGGTGCGGGAACTAACTGCGATCGCCCGCGAGGAACTAGAACACTTTGAGCTAGTTAACCAATGGTTAGAACGCCGGAATATTCCCTTAGCTCCCTTACCACCGCCTCCCTACGGCGCAGGTTTAAAGGCTCAAGTTCGCCCAAAAGAACCTGAGCGATTTCTGGATTCCTTACTAGTCACTGGTTTAATCGAAGCTCGTTCTCACGAGCGCCTGGGACTATTAGCTGCTCATTGTCCAGAACCAGAGTTAGCAAAATTTTATCGTGGGCTAATGGCATCTGAAGCGCGTCACTACGGTATATATTGGGTTTTAGCTGCTACTTATTTCGACAGAGAAATTGTCATGCAACGGCTTGATGAATTAGCAATTGTCGAAAGCGAGTTACTGGCGACTTTGCACTCAGAACCTAGAATTCACAGTTAG
- a CDS encoding VOC family protein, translated as MKLQLTHLRLLVSNYKDSFLFYRDLLKFDVDWGDEESGYAELNTGYLKLGLFKKELMAEVVPRIEQPSYIVNRDKIVLVFAVDNVDEVYEQVKNHNAIVVTEPQDRPDWGIRTAHFRDPDGNLIEIYSNLGIVS; from the coding sequence ATGAAGCTTCAGTTAACACATCTGAGACTGCTTGTATCCAACTACAAAGATTCTTTTCTGTTCTACCGGGATCTGCTGAAATTTGATGTCGATTGGGGCGATGAAGAGAGCGGATATGCTGAGTTGAATACCGGATATCTCAAGTTGGGTTTGTTCAAAAAAGAATTAATGGCTGAAGTAGTTCCAAGAATTGAACAGCCTTCATACATTGTCAATCGAGATAAAATAGTCTTGGTTTTCGCAGTCGATAACGTCGATGAGGTTTATGAGCAAGTAAAAAATCATAATGCGATCGTTGTGACTGAACCACAAGATCGCCCAGACTGGGGAATTCGCACCGCTCATTTTCGCGATCCTGATGGCAATCTCATTGAAATTTACAGCAATCTAGGAATTGTCAGTTAA
- a CDS encoding alkaline phosphatase PhoX: MTFSRRKFFAVAGTTAVGTLMVSPMKGLLAQQAYGSRYAIGYGPLLSDPNGLLDLPRGFRYQVISRTGTLMSDGSLEPSNHDGMAAFPGPRNTIILVRNHELSNTSGTKVQVPNPYDPICKGGTTTLIVGRDRKLIKEFSSLGGTIRNCAGGLTPWDSWISCEEDTTITTATNGVTKPHGYNFEVPAKSTSPVEPVPLVEMGRFNHEAVAVDPKTGIVYQTEDRGDSLFYRFIPKQYGNLKAGGTLQALRIKDRPEVNTTTGFVVGQKWDVDWVTIPEPNPTTVDNVRVQGRTLGAARFNRGEGIYYDGNKGKKDKNGKDDKKSKGEFYFTATSGGPVGGGQVWRYIPGEETIELFVESQSKDELDMPDNLVVAPFGDLILCEDGGGDNFLIGVTPSGEIYKFARNALETGEFAGACFSPDGDTLFVNIQSPGITLAIWGPWTGYRGYRD, translated from the coding sequence ATGACATTTTCAAGACGTAAATTCTTTGCAGTAGCAGGTACAACTGCTGTCGGCACCTTGATGGTGTCTCCTATGAAGGGTCTTCTTGCCCAACAAGCCTATGGATCAAGATATGCCATAGGATATGGGCCACTTTTATCAGATCCCAATGGCTTGTTAGATTTACCAAGGGGATTTCGGTATCAAGTTATATCTCGCACAGGCACTCTCATGAGCGATGGGAGTTTAGAGCCTAGTAATCATGATGGGATGGCAGCTTTCCCTGGGCCCAGAAACACAATAATCCTGGTTCGCAATCACGAACTTAGCAATACTTCTGGTACAAAAGTACAAGTGCCCAATCCCTACGATCCTATTTGCAAAGGTGGCACTACAACTCTGATTGTTGGACGCGATCGCAAACTGATCAAAGAGTTCAGTTCTCTTGGTGGAACCATTCGTAACTGTGCGGGTGGTCTAACTCCTTGGGATTCATGGATTAGCTGCGAAGAAGATACAACTATAACGACTGCAACGAACGGAGTCACGAAACCACACGGTTATAACTTTGAGGTTCCAGCTAAAAGCACCTCTCCTGTTGAACCAGTACCTCTAGTTGAAATGGGACGGTTTAATCATGAGGCTGTAGCTGTAGATCCTAAAACTGGAATTGTTTATCAGACTGAAGATAGAGGAGATAGCCTGTTCTACCGTTTTATCCCGAAACAGTATGGCAATTTAAAAGCAGGAGGCACTCTCCAAGCTTTGAGGATCAAGGATAGACCAGAGGTTAACACCACAACCGGTTTTGTAGTCGGACAGAAATGGGATGTAGATTGGGTAACTATTCCTGAGCCAAACCCCACTACTGTAGATAATGTCAGAGTCCAAGGTCGGACTTTAGGTGCAGCCCGGTTTAACCGTGGGGAAGGCATTTATTATGACGGCAACAAGGGCAAGAAAGACAAAAACGGCAAGGATGACAAGAAGAGCAAAGGTGAATTTTACTTCACTGCTACAAGTGGTGGCCCTGTAGGGGGTGGTCAGGTCTGGCGCTACATTCCCGGTGAAGAGACAATTGAATTGTTTGTCGAGTCTCAATCTAAAGATGAACTCGATATGCCTGATAACCTAGTCGTAGCACCTTTTGGCGATCTTATCCTCTGTGAAGACGGAGGCGGTGACAATTTCTTGATAGGTGTTACTCCCAGTGGTGAAATCTACAAATTTGCGCGTAATGCCCTCGAAACTGGTGAGTTTGCTGGAGCCTGCTTCTCACCCGATGGTGATACTTTGTTCGTTAACATTCAAAGCCCTGGTATTACTTTAGCTATCTGGGGCCCTTGGACAGGTTATAGAGGTTATAGAGACTAA
- a CDS encoding GNAT family N-acetyltransferase — protein MKNYYQDFIIRDWVASDRTRAAEVISYVLSEYGLGWEPNGADRDVLRVEEYYLATGGEFWVIEHQSQLVGTGAYYPIHRGEKAVEIRKMYLLPSIRGLGLGKYLLQQLEAAIAKRGFGQIWIETASVLVEAVKLYESNGYTPATGVETTRCDRVYFKPLVISH, from the coding sequence ATGAAAAACTATTATCAAGATTTTATAATTCGTGATTGGGTCGCAAGCGATCGCACCAGAGCCGCCGAAGTCATTAGTTATGTATTATCAGAATACGGTCTGGGTTGGGAACCCAACGGCGCTGACCGAGATGTATTGCGAGTGGAGGAATATTATTTAGCTACTGGGGGGGAGTTTTGGGTAATTGAACACCAAAGCCAGTTAGTAGGAACTGGGGCATACTACCCCATACACCGAGGTGAAAAAGCTGTAGAAATCCGCAAAATGTATCTTTTGCCCAGCATTAGGGGTTTGGGATTAGGAAAATATTTGTTACAACAGCTAGAAGCAGCGATCGCAAAGCGTGGTTTTGGACAAATTTGGATTGAAACCGCCAGTGTTTTGGTGGAAGCAGTCAAGCTGTATGAAAGCAACGGCTACACTCCAGCAACGGGAGTAGAAACAACACGCTGCGATCGCGTGTATTTTAAGCCACTGGTCATTAGTCATTAG
- a CDS encoding ComF family protein produces MHTWIKNLTGLLNLFLQSHCPLCQRATSQEFCQNCTRQLQKCQRKDPISLWKEPIPVFGWGEYGGPVKRAIAVMKYENQPQIARPLGQWLGEAWLLNSPKRDSQPVVVPIPLHPSKQKQRKYNQAGLIAQSFCEITGLKLKLNGLARVRETEAQFGLSVSKREKNLAQAFAVGQEFRDRPPNVPVLLVDDIYTTGATARSAVQTLRQYGIVVLGLVAVATAVKDG; encoded by the coding sequence ATGCACACTTGGATTAAAAATCTCACAGGCTTACTCAATCTTTTTCTCCAATCCCATTGTCCACTATGCCAACGCGCAACTTCCCAAGAATTTTGTCAGAACTGCACCAGGCAACTGCAAAAATGTCAGCGTAAAGACCCGATTTCGCTATGGAAAGAGCCAATACCAGTGTTTGGCTGGGGGGAGTATGGTGGCCCAGTAAAAAGAGCGATCGCGGTGATGAAATACGAAAATCAACCCCAAATAGCTCGTCCTTTGGGTCAATGGTTAGGAGAAGCATGGTTGTTAAATTCACCTAAGCGAGATAGCCAGCCTGTGGTAGTTCCCATTCCACTGCACCCTAGTAAGCAAAAGCAGCGTAAATACAATCAAGCTGGACTGATTGCACAAAGCTTCTGCGAAATAACTGGATTAAAATTGAAACTAAACGGTTTAGCCAGAGTCCGAGAAACTGAAGCGCAATTTGGTTTATCGGTATCTAAGCGAGAAAAAAACTTGGCTCAAGCTTTTGCTGTCGGACAAGAATTTCGCGATCGCCCCCCAAATGTTCCTGTGCTGTTAGTGGACGACATTTATACTACTGGTGCTACTGCCAGGTCTGCTGTGCAAACTCTTCGTCAGTATGGAATAGTGGTCTTAGGATTAGTAGCTGTAGCTACTGCCGTTAAAGACGGATAA
- a CDS encoding PPC domain-containing protein: MNKVFAAGLKQLMIIPATLLAIGVSTSAAFAQNKLYSPIPLSNSTEINDSLSDKDIPTGQGGFARDYTVKLQKGDNLAVDLSSENFDSIITLLAPDGSTVAENDDGPDGSSNSLLFTRIVETGNYVIRVRSFGETGVGAFKLKVTKLQPIK, from the coding sequence ATGAATAAAGTTTTTGCGGCGGGTTTAAAACAACTCATGATTATTCCTGCCACATTGCTGGCAATAGGCGTAAGTACAAGCGCAGCTTTTGCTCAAAATAAGTTGTATAGTCCCATACCTTTATCTAACAGTACTGAAATTAATGATAGCCTCTCAGATAAAGACATTCCCACAGGTCAAGGTGGGTTTGCTCGTGATTACACGGTGAAGTTACAAAAGGGCGATAATTTAGCAGTTGACTTGTCATCTGAAAATTTTGACAGCATCATCACATTGCTAGCACCTGATGGATCGACTGTGGCAGAAAATGATGATGGCCCAGATGGTAGTAGCAATTCCCTACTATTTACCCGCATCGTAGAGACAGGGAATTATGTGATTCGTGTCCGGTCTTTTGGGGAAACTGGGGTTGGGGCTTTTAAACTCAAGGTGACAAAGCTGCAACCGATTAAATGA
- the cobS gene encoding adenosylcobinamide-GDP ribazoletransferase, translated as MTKQQQWWKKLLFKLAASIIFYTSIPLPYLNGLDFQGVARLASLVGLIIGGILGLLDTGMDYLGMPVLTRSALVVSIWIGITGGLHLDGAMDTADGLAVGDPNRRLEVMADSATGAFGAMTAIALVLLKITALTDMPENRCLLLMAACGWGRWGQQVAIARYPYLKPTGKGAFHKQAIRYYKDLLPGLLLLLGLSGLLVLIDKQQLFLALAMIVAGSAIATLTGAWFNHKLGGHTGDTYGAVVEWTEALFLCVLTVF; from the coding sequence ATGACGAAACAGCAACAGTGGTGGAAAAAGCTGCTGTTCAAGCTGGCAGCTAGTATTATATTTTACACAAGTATTCCGTTGCCGTATTTGAACGGATTAGATTTTCAGGGAGTGGCACGTCTTGCTTCGCTTGTAGGGTTGATAATTGGGGGAATTTTAGGGTTACTGGATACGGGGATGGATTATCTTGGGATGCCAGTGTTAACTCGTAGTGCTTTGGTAGTAAGTATTTGGATTGGCATAACTGGAGGACTGCACTTAGATGGGGCAATGGATACTGCCGATGGTTTAGCAGTGGGCGACCCAAATCGGCGGCTGGAGGTGATGGCAGATAGTGCTACAGGTGCATTTGGAGCAATGACTGCGATCGCCTTGGTGCTGCTCAAAATCACAGCCTTAACAGATATGCCAGAAAACCGTTGTTTGCTGCTGATGGCTGCTTGTGGCTGGGGACGTTGGGGACAACAGGTAGCGATCGCACGATATCCTTATCTGAAACCAACCGGCAAAGGTGCATTTCACAAACAAGCCATTCGTTATTACAAAGATTTATTACCAGGATTGTTATTGCTGTTGGGTTTGAGTGGTTTACTTGTGCTGATAGATAAACAGCAATTATTTCTCGCACTGGCAATGATAGTTGCTGGAAGTGCGATCGCTACTTTAACCGGTGCATGGTTCAACCACAAATTAGGCGGACACACTGGAGATACCTACGGCGCAGTCGTCGAGTGGACTGAAGCCTTATTTCTCTGCGTACTAACCGTTTTTTAA